DNA sequence from the Oryza brachyantha chromosome 5, ObraRS2, whole genome shotgun sequence genome:
CCTCATTCCTCAACATAATTGCTGTTGCCACTAACCCTAGATTATCTATCTATGTGGTTATATTAACAATTATTACTACTATTGTTTTCTTAAAACTCTTACTTTATTCAGTGTGAACATACAACATCCCTCTCTAGCTTATACACATAGATGCGAGTCATTTTTAGCCACTTACTCTTTAACTTAcaatatttgtaaaaactcaaaaaatattaataagcCAATGATTGTCATTGTTgtacttaattatatatatataaatcgttattataaaatgaaaaggTAAATATTAATCCTAGCCAACCAAGAGATAATATCCGCCTCCCAAATTAGCACAATTAATTGACGAAATAGAATAGAATAGGAAACATTACCTGACCAGATCATTTCACACCCACGAAATAAAGCGCATCCATGTATAACCTGTTGTACCTCCTATAAAACCACGCGCTCCATCCACCTTCTCCATCATCTAGCCGCCTTGCTTAGCTCCTCTTTGGTCGCGTACCTTTTCCGCTAGATCTCCACCTTCTTCGCAATCGGTGATCAATGGAGCCTATTGGAACCCTGAAGTGTCCTTCCGGCTTGAAGCTTTCCATTGCTCTTCCTGGTCATGCCCTCAACCCTTTCTCTGGTAAGGTTGCAATGTAGCCAGCCATGAGCAAACTTCCTGTTATTTCTATGTCACCAAGATTGGTGTATGGGTGAATATTTGCATGGACACCTCTAATTCCATGTACATGTGTATGTGCAGATAAGAACGCGAGGGAGCAGGGTGTCCATCTGGACTTGAACCGCCCGTATAGCGGTGAAGAGGAGGAGCTGCGCCTTGGTGTTGGCATGGGGGTGCacagaggggaggagaggggtgtTCTTAGGAGAGAAAGCTCTAGGCATGCACGCCTCACCATGGAGCAGTGCAAGCAACTTGACGAATTTTATCGTCAAAATCCTACAATTGATGTGGTaagcttgtttttttaatttcaatatAATCATCCGCCTTTtgagttcattaattaattaattttgaaatacaGTAGATCTGGAATtagatttatacataaataatggATCTGGATACCATTACATCaagcaaatttattttttttttactagtatGATACAATCATGGGCATGCTCTTGAAATTTTGattgaaaatatatctctTGATAGATCACACATTAAATTAATGCCGTGTTTATTTGTTGGTTAAGTAACCGTTGCGAAAagcgtagcaatagattaatatatgattaattaattattagttataaaaaactttaaaaaccgattgatatgaatttttaaaacaactttactatagatttttttataaaaatataccatttaacaGATCGGAAAGCGTCCACATAGAAAACGAGGGGATATAGTTTCGTGACATGGGCTGCCGAGCACGGCCTAAGTTGTACTAATCTCTAGCTTATGCAAAGAACTGGTCattgttataaatattaaaaatttaatcatatgatgaattttttttggtattatTGTAATATTAGGGtggattttatatatagtgttgcagctaattttatttttaactaaatattatacatataagaaaaatattttatatagttaaaaatgggaaattttgaattgaaatATCAAGCTATACTTTGTTGGAAGTCCATATAcagttttttatgattaaataattttgaaattcgAAATTAGCAGTGAAGAGGTGTACCCAATTCAGAGTCCCAGTTACAGCATTTTcccatgatttatttttgccaaaattttgtattgatAACTATGGAGTTGTGCATGTTTTTAAGTCACAATTAtagattttatattatttaataattataaaatttataattaaaaaatcgaGTTGCACTTAGTTTGGagttttaattatagtttttcTATGATTTAATAATTCCAAAGTTCGTAATTAATAACTATCGAGTTTTACTCACTTTGGAGTCTATTAGCATGCTTTTCCATGAATATAATCCGTTGTCCTAGTAATCTGATCTGCCAAGTCCAACTACCAAATCTTTTTAGTTAATCTCAGAGCGCCCTTAAAATGCTGAATTAAAGTAGGAAAAATAGATGGGGTTATCTTCTTATATGAAATGCAAGGATACAACTGGTGAATATTTGTGTCGTATATTGCTACACTAGAGTTCATGATTCCTGCCTGTAATGGACTAAACGCAGGTGGAGCAGTTAATagaccatttttttaataattagttgCTCTGTTGATGGTCAATGGAGACCAGTCACTGACGCTCTAGGAAATGAATGGAACATTTTCAGAAACAAAAGAGGGAGTTGGCTGCTCGACTGAATCTTCGGTTAAAGCAGGTGGATTCCTGGATCCGCAACCGCAGGTCAAGGTAACCAGGACAAGTTTTCTCAATGCTTTCACTAATTAAAGTGTTCTCgtatatgcattttttttctcttacatATATGCTTAATTCTAGTTCTGGTTTTCCCTTATTGGTTACATACTGCCATCTGTTCTGAAGATTAAGATTATATCacatttccaaaaaaaaaatgataaagttTATCTCGATGTCTCGTTTAAACAAAAGCAGTTTAGTGTCAAAAGCCTTGTACGTCAATCATCTATATGTTACTTGGCTTTTCATAGTATAAACTGTTAAAACATTTAGATAGgcattatattaatttgtgaTTCAGGTAATGCTAGACTTTCCTTTATCTgaaaaagataagatgatgCAAGATGGTAACCGTAGTAGTAGCATGAGTCTGCAACAATCTTTGACGTGGTAGTGGTATCCTGCTATCTGATGCAAATGCTCTGATTGATTATTCTGATTTACCTTTATTTTAGTTAAGATTATAGACAGTATCTCTAGATGAGCTACAATGCTGTACTGAGACAAAATTGTTGCCGTGCAAGCAATGGTTCATATTTTTCGTTCTGAGCTTACCTGTTAGTTTGAAACTTGCGATGTCTGAAACAATTGCATGGCTCTATTGGGAATTAATGCCTTAGCACTAGCAGATGAAAACCCTCAATTAAATACTTCTTTGTGGGTTGTTTTCCTTTAATTAATCGTGCCTATTTTCCATTGATTAACCGTGCTGGTGTATAGTTTTTGGGCTTGTTGTTATAAACTGAGACAACTCCTCATCGAGGTTTACCTCGAAAAGAAATCCCTGATTTTGTAAACAGCAGGACATAGTTAGCAAACTAGAACAAGTTCAGAGTTCATCATTCGCTCCAGTGCCTGTTATGCTGGTACTAGTAGTATCTTTCAGATTAATCTTCACAAACCTATAGTAATGTGATGTTTGTTTCCTGCTCAGGTCTAAGCAGAAATCCACCGAGATGGAGTGCAAGCAACTGAAGGAAAGCTTGAACATAGCTCAAGAGGATAACCACAGCCTCCGGCTCCAGGTTGAGCAGCTCAAGACGAAGAacttgcagctgcagctgcagctccaCACTCATCACTGGCAGCACGCCGTCAGAGCTCCCGCTGGACAGCAAGCCAGCACTTCTGCAGCTACTGGCATCTTCACTTCGCCTTGGCTTGACCCAAACCCTTACAGGGCTTGGTACTCGCCAAATGCACTCTGATGCGCTCATGCCAAGAGCACAAGATGGGTACTACAAGATTCGGCAATATCATCATCAGTGATCAGTCACAGCCGTCTTGTAGGACATTGATGAAGAATAAGCTTGGAAACATTGGTGTCGACGGGACTTGAATACTATCTATCTTTAGAGTTTTACATTTAGTTTGAAatgtctttctttttttttcccaaaatacATTTAGTTCGAAACCTGTCAGTCTTTATCGTTGATCATGAGGGTTTGACTTTTGTTCGGAACAGTTCCAGCTTAGTCGTTCCTGTTTTGTTTTGAGAAATCATTAGCAGTCATGTTATTTGTGAGAAAACAGATAATAGCTATCTTATACTCTGTTTTTGTTTAATCTTTCTTGGCTGACAAATTTTGTGGTTCTGGTTGCCTCGCAAAAGAACAAACATGAATGGTTAATATCGGTGGGGATTCTCTGCACTATTGCTACTACAGTGACAGCAACAGGCATGTGAGACTAGACTTATCTGTCAGTGATTATCACTGTAGGAGTAATAATGCAGAAGATCCGGACCTGGTTAATATCTAAACAATTGAATGTTCAGGAATTAGCTGGTTTCTACTCATATGCTACCCTTACGAGTCTGCCTAAGTCTTAGAGAAACCTCTTTTGAGAGTGCGGATGTTAAAAAACCTAGCTTTGCAAGCATTGGATTAGAAGAATACATTTTTCTTTACTACAGAATACATTTTCCGTAGATAATGTCAAAACTCGGAAGAATGATTTTGTTAAGGTGCTCCAAATTTGTTTGGACCATTCATTAGCCTTTGATTTAGTGGTTGATACAATCTATCACCCCACTGGCAGTGGCGGATCTAGCCAACGAGTTTAGAGATGTCTGAACAAATTACATAGATTCTCAGCCTCATTACTGTTAATatttgtcataaaattttaggagtGGGTCTTTGTGGAAGCTCTGATAATTTTAACGGGGTAGCGGAGGCTCGAGCCTCCGCCCCTCATGCTAGATCCACCTCTGCCCACTAGTGGTATGACCTTAAAGTTGTAATTCATACCCCACTAGGGGTATGACCTATAATAAGAAAAGTGGTAATTCTTTTACATATGtcattatttgtaaaaaaaattcatttactATATTATacaaatgtaaaatatattgtgCAAATTACATTTCATATTCtgaatacaattttttgtACCACATTTGAATCACATTTAGAGTCAGGAATCACCCCCtggaattcaaaattttaaatcagaTATGAAAACACACAACATATAGACACTAAAAGGtaatgtgtattttttttctaaaaaaactaatacatagaagattttttttttggtgagaTCCggatttttgaatttatttgtgTGATTCCACTTGTCCAAATATGAAATCATATTAACTTGCATGTCTATCCATACAAagcatgcaatgcatgcatgattaaatttagaaagagCAATTATGaccgttgatttttctttcccttttgcCCTTATCCATTATTGAAATgagcaaatatatttttattagaaaaatatgaatgattaACCAATGGCTATACCCCAAAATGGCTCAAGAagaatatgtatttattagaaaaatgtgAATGATTAATCAATGGCTAGAAGTAAGAGAGCTCAAGAAGTGAAGAAGAATACATAAGGTGATAAGGGTGTGGACAGTTAACAGCTAAGACAAGACGTGTGGTGGTCTGTTTGGCTGGCGTCTGGCCACCTGAGTAATCTGCAAAGAAAAAAGCATGCCGATGTACAGGCAAACTTGCAAAGAATTTTGCTTGATCAGGCGTTTCAAAGAGCTTGTGCAAGAAATGAACCTGACAGATTGGGAACTCgtaaaaccaaaaaagaaaacatcaaatattgtaatataaGGTACTCGTTTTTTCGCTTTTCCTTATActcataaaccaaaaaaaataaattttcaactttggttttctggtttttttcatcgtactttatttttttaaaaaaaagggttaGCTCTAGAGGGGAGCAAGCGGTGCGGCCGCTATAGCCCCCcactcttaatttttttaacaacatGTACaagtttttctatataaatatcatctatgaataaaatttaaatgtttacgacgataattcatatatatatatatatatatatattcatatatatagttttgctCTAGGACCATGAAAATTCAGGGCTGGTCATGTTTTTGATTGCgaagaacatgtataaaaaaattttatttataaattacttttttatgtttaaatatgtcgtttgcttttttttctcaaaataaacaaacaataaCACCCTAAACTGGATAGTACAAgcaaacaacacaagatgAGTCAGACCACTTATTTCAAGCGCTTCAGCTTGAAGCTGCATGCATAAGTCTGGCACGTTTCTGAACCAAACACACTAGAAGTATCAGACGTGCTCCCAGATGAAGCAAACTACTCCGTGGTAGTAAACAGGTAACCAGACTATTGGTGTTATGGAAACCAAGATTCTTTCAACAGTGACTCACACCACAGGGCTCGAGATGGCAAATTTCCCGTCGTGGCCGAGGATCCACCAGGCACCCACCCGTATGGGGTTGGGGAtggaagaaatttttttcctgtgaGGCCTCAAAATGTGTATGGGGCCActaaatttctatttttaaagcCCAGTAGACCAAATAGCTTAGTTGTTAGAGCATATATAAAACCTGCCAGAAACGATTGGTAAGGCCTACAAGTCAGATGTCCAAGCTACCAACATTGTCCACGTCGCAAGAGTGTGGCTCATGAGGGCCAACAGACCGCGTGGAACTCTCATCAGCCTCTAATACCGTTAATCACATCACACGTCCAATAAGCATGTgcattaaggtggtgtttagattgagaaaatttttgggagaagtgtcacgtcaaatgtttgaccggatgtcggaaggggtttttggccacaaatgaaaaaacgaatttcacggctagcctagaaaccgcgagacgaatcttttgagcctaattaatccgtcattagaacatgttggttactgtagcacttatggctaatcatggactaattagacttaaaagattcgtctcaagatttctttcataattgtgcaattagttttttgattcatctatatgtttaatgtttcatttagatgtccaaaaatttaatgtgatgtttttgaaaaaaaaatttagaaactaaacaaggcctaaatagCTACCCTACAAGGCATAAGATGAAGGAAATTTCATTCCCTGTAGTAGCACGTTCCTGGTTCCTCGGTCAAAACCGAGCTGTGGTATCCCATGGCACTATAAATAGAGAACCAAAtccaggaaaaaaagaaaaacagagagaggagaagataACTATAAAGATCCTGAGGAAAAGGAGTTCTGAAACTAGGGAATAAATCTATAAGGAGCGAGAGAAAGAAACTCCCACGGATACCACACCACTACAACCACACCACTTGTAGTCCTTCAGAACATGTGCCGTCCATTCCAAGAAAGGAGCACCTCAGTGCCTTTTCTCCTCGCAAAATTGTTAGTGCAGAAATGGGATCAGAAGAATACAGAAGAAATATGTGGAGAACTAATGACTAAAACATCGATTAAGTTGCTTCCGTGTGTATGTTATTCCATTGGCCCGGAAGTGAGAGACTGTCAGATGGTGTGTTCTCCAAATCTACTCAAGTCTCAACCAAGGAATTAGAAGCTACGAGCCTACAAATGCATGAACAGTTCATACTTCATCAGAAATGCTTTATTAGATTAATCAAGCTTAAGCATAAGCACGTACGCTAGAACATGTGCCGGCCATCCACAGTTCTGCACCGCCCGGTCTCCGCCACGTGTAAGGCTTTTTTTACTATCG
Encoded proteins:
- the LOC102717995 gene encoding homeobox-leucine zipper protein HOX3-like encodes the protein MEPIGTLKCPSGLKLSIALPGHALNPFSDKNAREQGVHLDLNRPYSGEEEELRLGVGMGVHRGEERGVLRRESSRHARLTMEQCKQLDEFYRQNPTIDVKQKRELAARLNLRLKQVDSWIRNRRSRSKQKSTEMECKQLKESLNIAQEDNHSLRLQVEQLKTKNLQLQLQLHTHHWQHAVRAPAGQQASTSAATGIFTSPWLDPNPYRAWYSPNAL